The sequence TGCTGAAGCGTTGTCGCAAAGATACTGTAGAATAATAATCTCTGAGACAAATAAAGCATCGAGTTCGCTCGGTCGTTTGCAGGATTCATCCGCAGCGGGCACTGCCAAATCGGGACGTTCTGTATAGGAATGGCAAGGGTTTGGTGTACAATACAAGATCGTGTTACGGTACTGCCCGGTATTTCCGAGCCATGTACCATAACAGGTAATCGATTCACATGAGCGAACGATCACGCCAATAGCCAGCTACCGCGGTCAAATAATCAGAGGGATCTTGTTTTGAtcggagagagaaaaaaagggaagcATTCGCTGCAGAGTACGCAAGCACAGCTCGATATATCGTTGGAGATCTCGGTCAACCTGACAAAGCAGATTCAAAACTGAACCGACACAGTTGCGATGGATAcaacaaggagaagaaagaaggtgGTTGTTATTGGTGAGTTGGATGACTCGAACAACTACATTTTGGGAGGTTCAAGATCAGGCTCATATTGGCGTGTTCCCCAGGGGCTGGAGTGGGTGGCATCGCAACCGCGGCCAGGTTAGCACAGTGTGGACTGGATGTCTCCGTCTACGAGAAGAATGACTTTGTGGGAGGAAAATGTAGCAGTATAATGCAAAACGGATACGTGAGTTCAATGAGTTGCATTGCCATCGCCGCTGCTAACCTCATGTGCTCAGCGCTTCGATCGTGGCCCGTCTCTCCTGCTCATGACTGAGGTCTTTGAGGAGACATATCGACACCTGGGGACTTCCATGTCATCAGAAGGCGTCGAGTTGCTCAAGTGTGATCCGAACTGCAACTTCTGGTTTCCCGACGGACAGTGTTTTACCACATCGACCGATATTGCCCGAATGAAGAACCAactggagaagctggatggTCAACATGGGTTCCAAAGTTTTCTGTCCTTTCTCGAGGAGTCGCATCACCACTACCAACAAAGCATCCCGCATGTGCTGAACAAGGACTTTGCCAATTACTTTGCACTCTTGCGACCCGGATTTTTGCGCTACTTATTCAAACTGCATCCTTTCCACACAGTCTGGCAGCGTGTGTCACATTTCTTCCAGCCTCATCAGTTGCGACAAGTCTTCAGTCTTGCAAGCATGTACCTCGGCATGTCGCCATTTGATACACCGGGGACGTACACTCTTCTTCAATACACGGAGCTGACTGCTGGGATATGGTATCCCCGTGGGGGATTTAATCGAGTAAGTTCCAGGTCGTTGCTGACGCGGTTCCGACTTTTGCATTTTGACTGATCCATCCTTCGTGTAGATCGCGAGAACGCTAGTGGACGTCGGTGAAAGATTGGGTGTCAAGTATCATCTCTCGCAGCCTGTCAAGAGTGTGTCGATATCATCGGATAAGAAAGCTCGAGGAATCACATTGGACGCGGACGAGATCATTGAAGCCGACGCAGTCGTGGTGAACGCTGACCTCCTCTATGCCTACGAAGAGCTCTTCCCCTCACACCAGTCCAAGCCTGATGTGACCAGGGAAAAAGAGGATGTATCCTGCAGCGCCATTACCTTCTACTGGTCCATGTCCCAACGGATCCCACAGCTGGAGTCTCACAACATGTTCGTGGGACAACCGAGTGGGGAGCAATTCCCCGACGTGTACTGGAACCGAGATCGTGAAACCATGCCCTCCTTCTACGTCCATGTGCCATCTCGCACCGATCCGTCCGCCGCACCGGAGGGCAAAGATACCGTGATGGCACTAGTGCTGGTCGAGAACGTGGATATGTCGAAGACGACGCAAGAGAACCACCTGGACAGCCTCATCGCCGCCACACGCCAGTATGTCCTATCGTCGATGCAAAGTCGCCTCGGCGTGGATCTCCGCGACTTCATCGAGCATGAGACGCTACATTCACCAACCACTTGGCATCAGATGTTCAACTCGCATCGCGGCTCGGTGTTTGGACTCAATCACGACTTCTTCAATATTCTCTCTTTCCGGCCCCACACCAAACATGACGTCATTGACGGTGTGTACTTTGTGGGCGCGAGTACGCATCCCGGCGCGGGTGTGCCCACCTGCCTGTCGGGCGCAAAAATTACCGCCGAACGGATCTTGCGCGACTTGGACATTCCGATCGCCTGGGAGGGCGATGCGATCCGACCTCAGAAGGAAGCGGCCAAAGCCACCGTGGTGGAACCCTCAGGGGCGTGGAAAGGACTTGCGCTCGTGTCTGCGGTACTGGGGATTGTTGCCGTCTGGCGAGCgtgaggagagaggagagagagacctTGCTGTGAAGTGGGAGTGGCACCCTGGCAGCCTGGCCCGGTGTCGATGATTTCCTTGTTGAGAGATGGACAAAAACCACACACCTTGGATGTCGTGGTAGTCATCCCCCATCACTTGTCGCTTTTACCACGTTGAATAGAAGGCAGACCGAATCGAGGGACAGGACCTATTGACTTGGCGCGTATGGGACTGATGAGGTATTGGGTCGGTCAGGGTGATGACTTGGTCGACCAGAATCCAAAAGCCGAGAATACGCCCGCATTCGGGTTTGCAGCCAATTCGCTCGAGGCCGCAGTGTTGCGGTACGGTCGCCAGTCGCAACCGCAGTCACCGACTCACCAGTCTCATGTATATGCCTAGAGCCAACAATTGGACTCGGCTCACCACCTCACCACTCGGTGGATCACGACGCCTGTCTGGACCTGCTGTGGTACTTGGTCCAGGGACCAGGCTCAGCGCTAGACAT comes from Penicillium oxalicum strain HP7-1 chromosome I, whole genome shotgun sequence and encodes:
- a CDS encoding Phytoene desaturase produces the protein MDTTRRRKKVVVIGAGVGGIATAARLAQCGLDVSVYEKNDFVGGKCSSIMQNGYRFDRGPSLLLMTEVFEETYRHLGTSMSSEGVELLKCDPNCNFWFPDGQCFTTSTDIARMKNQLEKLDGQHGFQSFLSFLEESHHHYQQSIPHVLNKDFANYFALLRPGFLRYLFKLHPFHTVWQRVSHFFQPHQLRQVFSLASMYLGMSPFDTPGTYTLLQYTELTAGIWYPRGGFNRIARTLVDVGERLGVKYHLSQPVKSVSISSDKKARGITLDADEIIEADAVVVNADLLYAYEELFPSHQSKPDVTREKEDVSCSAITFYWSMSQRIPQLESHNMFVGQPSGEQFPDVYWNRDRETMPSFYVHVPSRTDPSAAPEGKDTVMALVLVENVDMSKTTQENHLDSLIAATRQYVLSSMQSRLGVDLRDFIEHETLHSPTTWHQMFNSHRGSVFGLNHDFFNILSFRPHTKHDVIDGVYFVGASTHPGAGVPTCLSGAKITAERILRDLDIPIAWEGDAIRPQKEAAKATVVEPSGAWKGLALVSAVLGIVAVWRA